From Anaerococcus urinomassiliensis:
CTTTTGTCCTTGTTACAAGTGAGGTCCTTATAGTATCAATAATTTTTACTTTGGTGAGTTTATATTTTACTGGTCTAAGAGGATTTAATACCCCTGTCCAGCTTTTCTATTTTAACAGTATTTACGATTATAGTTTTGGTCAGACTTATATCCTAATTATTTTAGGATTTTTATTAGGATCCTTAGCCATAGCCATGATGACTTTCCTAATAAATAGGTTTGTAAAAAGGTCCTTCCAAGCCTTTATATTAGCTTTGGCTGCCTTATTATTGCCGAAACTTTTAGGTTTTATTACGGCTAACAACAATATTTTCCTAAAAATCCTAAAGTCTATGCCAATAAACTTGATTCAAATTGGAGAGATGGTGAAATCACTTTATTTGGGTCTTTTTGGTAACTTGCAAATATTTAGTATCTACTTACTTTCTATTTTTATAATAGCCTTGACAAGTCTAATCCTAATATTAAAGGAGAGAAAGCTATGAAGTATGAATTTAAAAAAATATTTTCAAACCCTATCTTAATCCTACTTACAGGTCTAGTATTTTTTCTAACTGTGGGAGCTTGCTTATATAATATTTCTGATAGGAGGGTTGAGGTTTTTGAAGACGGAGAAAAAAAGGTCTTAGAGGGAAGAGCAGCCCTTGATTATTTATACAAAAATAGTGAAAGAACTGTCCTAGATGAGAAAACTATAGAAAATATCTTTACTAAATACGACGGTAAATCCTACGACTATGTGGCAGAAAGTTTCGCAAAAACAGATCCTAGTCTACTTTCTCATATATATTCTATTTATAAGAACCAGATGTTTGATGAAGAAGGCATCCTCCATAAGTCAAGGGTTTCTACCTTTGATATAGGGAAAGTGAATAAAGATTATACTATGGGATATATAAAGGAAACTCATATGTATACTGAAAAAGAATTGGCAAATACTGATAAGAAGCTCAGCAAGATAAATAAAAAAGTAGAACACGGCTTTACAGGTCATTTCAGAAACTTTTTTAACACATCTTATATAGGCTATTTTCTCTTTGCCTTTTTGGTTATAGTCATATCAGTCTACCTTGTATCTTTGGAAAACTGGTATGAGACAGATATAATCTTAAAGTCAATAAAAAACAAGGCGACCTTAAGGGTGGGAATAAATAAAATTGGGGTGATTTTTATCTTTGTAAGCGGGATTTTTATCTTAATAAACTTAGTCATGGTGGGGCTTACTATCGCACCCTACAAATTTTCTAATTTAGATATGATGATTCAGTCATCTGTAGCCTTATTAGATTCAAATATGGACCTAAATTATGGAGAGCTTATAGCTTTGATGATGGGCCTAACCTACATATCGACTCTAAGCCTAAGTATTTTTGCTGGATTTTTAGCAAGCCTAGTAAGAAGTTCTAAAGTATCTTTACTAATAGTCTTAGCAACGATAGGGATTTTATTTCCAAGATATTCCAATCCTTTGATAGATAAGATAGTTTCAATCCTACCCCAAGCAGGAATATTTTCTCCAAGATACCTAACAAACTTTTATTCTTATGAAGTCTTTGGGGTAGAAATTAGCAATGTAAATCTAATAATTATTACAAGTTTGATTTTAATCTTTGCTTCTATTGCTGGGATATTAATTAAATCAGCGAGGAAAAATTGAAAGAAAAGCTTAAAATACTGATTTATACACTAACTTATCTTGTAAAGATTGATTTTAAATATATAAGTCTTGTATTAATTAAGTCAGTCTTGTTTGGGATTAGGCCCGTGATTAATTTAAAATTAACCCAAATACTTCTTGATTCATTGACAAGGGGGCAAGAAATAGAGTTCATAAATATACTAATTTTTATAAGTGTTTTTACTTGCTTAACTGATTTAGTGGGTTTTAGTATAAAAAAGATAGAGGATTTTTCCTTGTTGGAGATTAATAAATTTATAAATATAGATATACTAAATAAAATCAAGAAATTAGACGCTAAAAAGTTAGAAACTAGTGAAACTTATGATATTATAAACAGAGTTAGGGAAGATTTTACAGTGGCCATGCTTGATAGTTTAAATATAATGTTGGATATATTTTCGGCAACCATAGCTAGTATATCCTACATTGTGATAGTTCTCTCCTACAATATTTTCTATCTATTAATTTTGATAGTGCCCATAATTAGGTTTTTAGTTGAGAAAAAATATGTTATTCTTGAATATAAAAATAGACTTAATAATACTCAGTTAGAAATTAGGAAAAACTATATATATGCTATGACAAGTGATAGTGAAAATTTTAAGGAGCTTAAGGTATACAAAGCATTTGATTTCTTTATAAGTATTTTTACACAATTATCAAATTGCATAAATAATACATATAAGAAAATCTACTATAATAAATATAGAAGTCTGTCAGTATTATCTATATTAGATAGTCTTGTCGATTTTTTTGCATCCGCCAATTTAGGTTTAAGAACGTTTAATGGAGTTATTAGTTTGGGAGATTTTATACTATATAATAATTCTATAGATAATATGAAAAATTCATTATTTACAATATTTCTTAATGGTGCACTTTTAAATAAGAACTTAGAAATTATTGAAATGGGAAAAGAGTTTTTTGAATTAGACGAAGAAATGAAAAGCTATGGTAAACATAATATTGAAGCGATAGATAATATAGTGATTAAGGATCTATCCTATTCTTATAAACAGAATAAGGTTCTATCTAATATAGATTTACGATTTGAGAAAAACAAATCTTATACAATAATGGGAGAAAATGGATCGGGTAAATCGACTCTTTTAAAAATACTTATGGGTATTTATGGGGATTATGGTGGACATATATATGTAAATGGGATTGATTTTTCTGAAATAGATATATTTTCTTATAGAAATCGCATTAATGTTATGTTTCAAAATTACATAAAGTATAGACTTAGTATCAAAGAAAATATTTTTCTAGACGAGAATGCAAAAGATGAGGAAGTCAGTAAGTATCTATCTAGCCTTGGTATGGATGGATTAATTGATGATATAAATTCAAATCTAGGTTATGAATTTGATGGAGGAAGGTGGTTATCTGAAGGACAATGGCAAAAATTAGCATTTTTAAGACTTATAAATAAAGAGTGCGATATGTATTTGTTAGATGAACCATCCTCTAGTTTGGATATTGTTTCTGAGAGAAAATTATTAAATGTACTAGAAAAAATATCTGGAATTAAAATTATGATATGTCATAGGTTCAATGAGTATATATTAAAATCTGACGAGATAATCATGCTGAAGGATGGAGAAATAATTGCTAAAGGTAACCATAATCAGATGCTTAAGGTATGTGAAGATTACAAAGACATGTATAAAATTTATATTGAGACTCGTCACTATAATAAATCCACAGATGAGTTATAATATTAGGACTATAAAAAAACTCCAACTTCTGAACTGACCCCAAAAAGTTGTACCAACCAACTTAAGGAGCTCAGTTTTTTGGCTCTATGTCAAATCGTGTTGGTAAATAATAATTAACCAAGTACTTTTCCATGGATAGGATATCCTATTCATGGAAATTTTTTAAGAAGATTCATTATACTCTAATTGCGCAATAGATACATTTTCAAGACTTTTTTAAAAATAACAAGCATGTACTCATATAGTAATGTTCATAGTAGCAACTAATTGACAAAATTTATATAAATGTTAAACTGTAATAGTGACATTTAACGTTTTCATAAAATTTTAGGAGGTTTAGTTATGAGCGAAGTTGCTAAAAAGAAGAAAAAGGAGAGAAAATTTCCTACTGCTTTTACGGTATTATTTATTGTATTAATAATTGCAGCAGTTCTTACTTATGTAATACCAGCTGGATCCTATGATAGATTACAATATGATAGCGATAACAGCCAGTTTGTAAGAATAGGAAGCGATGGAGAGGAAACAAGCTTAGAAGCTAGCCAAGAAGTGCTAGATGAGCTAAATGTAACAGTTCCATTGGAAAACTTTGTTAGGGGAGACATCAAAAAACCTGTTGCTATACCAGGTTCTTATCATCAACTTGAACAAAGTCCACAAGGTTTCTTTGATGTTGCTAGAGCGCCTATTGATGGTATAGCAGATTCTATAGGTATTATAGTCTTTGTACTATTACTCGGTGGTTGTATAGGAATATTAAATACAACTGGAACCTTTGATGCCGGTATGGCTGCCCTATCTAGAAAGACTAAGGGTAAAGAGTTCTTGATGGTAGCTATTATATCTTCACTAATAGCTCTTGGTGGTACAACATTTGGTATGGCAGAAGAAACTATTGCCTTTTATCCAATACTTATGCCAATATTCTTAGCATCAGGTTATGATGCTATGGTTACTATTGCTGCCATATATATGGGATCATCAATAGGAACTATGTTCTCAACCACTAATGCCTTTTCAGTTGTTGTAGCTAGTAATGCTGCTGGTATCAGCTTTAAAGAAGGTATGAATATTAGGATAATAACCCTACTTATTGGTCAAGCTATCAGTTTATATTATATATACAGATATGCTAAAAAAGTTAAAAATGATCCATCCAAGTCAATTATAGCTGACGAAATGCCTAGAATTAGGCAACAATATCTAGAAAATTATGACCCTGAACATACTGCACCATTTAATTTCAGAAGAATTGGTATGTTGGTTGTATTTATGCTAGCATTCCCAGTTATGATTTATGGTGTTATGAACCTTGATTGGTGGTTTGAAGAAATGAGTACCCTATTCTTAGTTGTGGGTATACTACTTATGATACTATCAGGACTAGGTGAACAAAAGGCTGTAAACTCATTTTTAGATGGTGCAGCAGACCTAGTTTCAGTAGCTCTAATCATCGGTGTGGCAAGAGCGATTAATATTATACTAGATGATGGTATGATTTCTGATACATTACTATACAATGCATCAAATATCATCAGCGGAATGAATGGAGTACTATTCTCAACAGTACAAATGGTTTTATTCTCATTCTTAGGAATATTTATCCCATCATCATCAGGACTTGCAACACTTTCAATGCCAATCATTGCACCACTAGCAGATACAGTCTCTATAGGTCGTGATGTAGTTGTTTCAGCATATAACTTTGGTCAAGGTTGGATGGCAATTATTGCTCCAACAGGACTAATCCTTGCAACACTAGAAATGGTTGACGTATCATATAATAAATGGATTAAATTTATACTGCCATTAATGGGTATAATATTAATCCTAAGCGTAGTGATGCTTGGCGTTCAAACAATGATTTAATGAAGTGGAGGATATATGTTAGAAAAATTTTTGAAATATGTAAGTTACGATACTCAAAGTGACGATAAGAATGAGTCTTGTCCATCAACTCCTGGCCAACTAGACCTTGCTAAGGTTCTAGTTGATGACCTTAAGGAAATGGGCATAGACAATGCTCACATGGATGAGCATGGCTATGTTTATGCTATTATAGAGGGAACCAATAAAGATGCTCCAACTATAGGACTTATTTCTCACATGGACACAGCCCTAGAGATAACAGGCAAAGATGTCAATCCACAAGTAGTTGAAAAATATGAAGGTGGTGACATCGTACTTAACGATAAGTACAAATTAACTGAAGAAGAATTCCCATTCTTAAAAGACCTAGTAGGTCACAAATTAGTTACAACAGATGGTACAACCCTACTTGGAGCAGATGATAAGGCAGGTATTGCCATCATCATGACAGTTGCCAAATATTTTATGGAAAATAGAGACCAAAAATTTGGCGATATCAAAATAGGCATTACCCCAGATGAAGAAATAGGTAGGGGAGCTGATCTATTTGATGTTGAAAGATTTGGTGCTGATTTCGCCTATACCATAGACGGTGGACCAGTTGGAGAATTAGAATACGAAAACTTCAACGCTGCAAGTGTTGATATCCATATCGAAGGAAAATCTGTACACCCA
This genomic window contains:
- the pepT gene encoding peptidase T — its product is MLEKFLKYVSYDTQSDDKNESCPSTPGQLDLAKVLVDDLKEMGIDNAHMDEHGYVYAIIEGTNKDAPTIGLISHMDTALEITGKDVNPQVVEKYEGGDIVLNDKYKLTEEEFPFLKDLVGHKLVTTDGTTLLGADDKAGIAIIMTVAKYFMENRDQKFGDIKIGITPDEEIGRGADLFDVERFGADFAYTIDGGPVGELEYENFNAASVDIHIEGKSVHPGSAKNVLVNALLVALELNQMLPVNERPEYTEGYEGFYMLDEIQGTSAEVDMAYIIRDFFTDTFNQKKEMLEKSVDFLNEKYGNIIDIKIEDSYYNMREKVEPHMEIIDLAKDAIEKEGITPIVKPIRGGTDGARLSYMGLPTPNLFTGGYNYHGRYEIVSVDIMEKSVNVIKNIILANAKGDK
- a CDS encoding ATP-binding cassette domain-containing protein — translated: MEINKFINIDILNKIKKLDAKKLETSETYDIINRVREDFTVAMLDSLNIMLDIFSATIASISYIVIVLSYNIFYLLILIVPIIRFLVEKKYVILEYKNRLNNTQLEIRKNYIYAMTSDSENFKELKVYKAFDFFISIFTQLSNCINNTYKKIYYNKYRSLSVLSILDSLVDFFASANLGLRTFNGVISLGDFILYNNSIDNMKNSLFTIFLNGALLNKNLEIIEMGKEFFELDEEMKSYGKHNIEAIDNIVIKDLSYSYKQNKVLSNIDLRFEKNKSYTIMGENGSGKSTLLKILMGIYGDYGGHIYVNGIDFSEIDIFSYRNRINVMFQNYIKYRLSIKENIFLDENAKDEEVSKYLSSLGMDGLIDDINSNLGYEFDGGRWLSEGQWQKLAFLRLINKECDMYLLDEPSSSLDIVSERKLLNVLEKISGIKIMICHRFNEYILKSDEIIMLKDGEIIAKGNHNQMLKVCEDYKDMYKIYIETRHYNKSTDEL
- a CDS encoding YfcC family protein, translated to MSEVAKKKKKERKFPTAFTVLFIVLIIAAVLTYVIPAGSYDRLQYDSDNSQFVRIGSDGEETSLEASQEVLDELNVTVPLENFVRGDIKKPVAIPGSYHQLEQSPQGFFDVARAPIDGIADSIGIIVFVLLLGGCIGILNTTGTFDAGMAALSRKTKGKEFLMVAIISSLIALGGTTFGMAEETIAFYPILMPIFLASGYDAMVTIAAIYMGSSIGTMFSTTNAFSVVVASNAAGISFKEGMNIRIITLLIGQAISLYYIYRYAKKVKNDPSKSIIADEMPRIRQQYLENYDPEHTAPFNFRRIGMLVVFMLAFPVMIYGVMNLDWWFEEMSTLFLVVGILLMILSGLGEQKAVNSFLDGAADLVSVALIIGVARAINIILDDGMISDTLLYNASNIISGMNGVLFSTVQMVLFSFLGIFIPSSSGLATLSMPIIAPLADTVSIGRDVVVSAYNFGQGWMAIIAPTGLILATLEMVDVSYNKWIKFILPLMGIILILSVVMLGVQTMI